In Candidatus Planktophila versatilis, the genomic window CCTTCCCCTTTCGCCATCTCAATCGGCAAAGAGATACGTCGTCGCGTAGAACTAGTTGAAGGCGTCACACGCGCCACAGTTGAAATTCGCGATCACTTTATTGCAAAAGATATTGCTGCCAAGGTCAATGAGGTTGAGATTGCAAAGGATGCACCACCATGGCTATAAGGTATGAAACCGGCAGTACTTATTTTCCTGGCTATGAAACAGCCGAATCAGTTATTGAGTATTTATCAGCAGATGAAGTAGCGCGCAGAAGCCTTAAGAATCGACGCGAACTCTCACTGTTAGAAATTCCATCTGTTATGCGCGTTGCCTGTATTTTGGCTGAGCGCACTAGAAAACCAGATATTTGGATCCGCAGCGCAGTGACAACTCTTGATCGATTCGCGCGCGAAGTCTGCGATGGAGATTTAGAGGCAGCGCTCAAGGCTGGCCAAGCTGATCCACTCACAGCAGAGCTGCTGAACCAGAAGTATCTACAGCTGCACCAGGACCTTACTTCGGTCCAACTTGCGGCCCTAATCTTGGGACCAAAGCTGTGGTGGGCATTTCACGGAGTAGATGTTCCTTGGGTAAAGCAGTTCACCACCGTGCCACGTCCACATATTGCAAATAGCAAAAAGGGTGACTTTGACCCGGTTGTGCGTTTGTTAATGCTCAGCCTTGTTGGCACCGGACTTGATTTTGAAGAGCTGGAAAAGATTAAGGTCAAGGATTCTGGTTCATTAGATATCGATGGAAATATCGTGGAAAATCCATATAGCGATCCACTTGTTCTCCAGTTTGAGACAAGCGAGGGACCTCGTATCACCTTCTTAGGCGAAGAGGCTCGGGAAGCGCTCCATCAACAATTAGCTATCCGTAATCCAAAGTCTGAAGATCCACTCTTTGCAGATGCGGCAGATTTCAAGCGATTTATGGAACATGCTGCCACTCGTTCGGAGTCCATTATTGAGACCGTGAACGGTGTGAATAGCGAGCTATGCAAAACTGTCGGAGATTTCTTCCTTGAGTGGGGAATTCCAGGACGTAATTTCTGGAAAGAGAACGGTCTTACTCGTCCCGAGGATTAAGAGTAAAGCGCAATTGTTAACGCAGTGGTAAAGGGCCAGGCTAACTGGCTTTAAATATCAACTATTAGGGATTATTTCTCAAAACTCCTATCTAAATGGGAGTTCCTGGTTTAGGTTCCTATCATGGTTAGCAAAAAGTACAGAGTTATTACTGCGGCCATCTTGGCTTTTGCGAGTCTGGGAGCATTTAATTCTTTTGCTAACGGCTCGGAGCTGTCGGATGGAGGTTTTTTGCTGGGCAATCCTTGCCTTGGCAGCAACGAAACTTATACTTCAAGATCCATAGCTATTGACACGACAACCGAAGAAAAAATCGCTGGTATTTGCTATCCGTCACAAAACATTCCTACAACTTTTATTTGGACTAAGGATCAGAATTCGCCAGCAGCCTATGAATACCTTAAGGATAAGGTAGCTTTTGGGCGTCCTTACGGTACAAAATGTCCCGGAAAACCGGACCCAGAGCAGGAAGATTTCGTGAAGGTGTTTGCGGACACGGAATGTGATTTGGAAAAGAAAATCTGGTGGAGTAAAACGTATCTCAAAAAAATTATTGTCGCAGATTTTTCACCGAGTCCAACTCCAAGTCCAGAACCGAGTCCAAGTCTAGAACCAACTTCTAGTCCAGAACCAACTTCAAGTCCGGAGCCTTCCAAGGATGGAATATTGCCAAGTACTTCAAAAGAGTTTGTTAAATCTTCCATCTTGGCTGCCGCAACCTATTTGGCAATTACGACGTCCGCTGTTTTGAAAGCATCAATTCCAGTACCTTCTCAAAATCCGGCTAATTCACCAGGCCCAAACAATTCAAATTCATCGAATGTTCCTGAAGTCATGGAGTTGCGCAGTCGCCGTGAACGCAAATTTGGTTCCGGTAAAGGGATGCGGGGGTTTTTTAGCGGCCCAGTAATTTCACTGGATAAATGGTCATTCTTCACTGTCAAAGTTCCCGCATTCATCCGCAAAATTGGAAAAATCTCACCACCCGCAGCGACAATTTTCGGTGATGCTGATTATTTACGTGCATCCACTGGTGCATTTTCACTTATTTTGTATCCGGTTGCGCTATGCCTAGGGATTGTCGAATACCTGGGTACAGATAGCGCTGATAAAACTTATCCAATTCCTTCAAAAGAGTTCCTGATTTTGGGCTTAATTCTTGGTTGCTTTGATGCGCTAGCGGGTGCTATTTCAGCCATTACTTTTGCTTTCTTGATTCTTTTGAGTGATCATCTGGGCAATTCAACGGCAATGTCTTGGAACCGATTTTATGCAACTTTGATAAGTATCTTCATTCTTACAACTGGCCCTGCTCTTTTTGCTGGTGCCATGCGTCGTTTTGATGGAGTTCATACTAATCGGAAGGGTAGATGGGAGCGACTTGTTGATTATGCGCTTAGTCCCATCGTTACAGCTTGGATTATCTGGAAGGTGCTTGAAGCGCTTCCGGAGATTGCTGGGAACGGTGCCGAAATCTCTGCCGGTACCTGCAAATTAATAGCTGCCATTTCATGGGCTTTAATTGTGCTTAGGTATTTCGCAGAAGGAGTTACTGCCAAGCACTTCGCACTTCGAATCAATGAGATTGTTACAGAAGCTGTGCCAGTGCCAAGATGGTCAAGAGTTTTTCAATACCTACGCAAAGGAGCTTGGACTTGGCTACTTGCTGGTGTCTTCCTTGGGGCCATGAGCCTGGAAACTCGATTGCTCGTTGGCCTGGTGGTGCTACCTGGTCTTGCACTTATCCTTAGAATTAATCCGAGTGCAAGATTTGAGAAGTTTAATATCTCTGGAACGCCAAGGCTAGGACTGATGGTTGCTATCGGCTTAATTCTTACAGGGGTTATTGGCGATGATGAAGCTGATATGGTGAATGTGAAAGTCCTCGCAGTTGCACTTATCCCGGTGCTCTATTTCAGCATCATGGAAGCGCTGGCTGAATCTAGCTTTAAGGCACCGGCGTATTTCTACAAAACTAGCTTGGGAAGAATTCTTTATCGTGCTGCATCGATAGTCCTCTTCGGATTAATTCTCTTCACAATCTGGGATTCAGTCTTTAATGGACCTGCTTGAAATTCCAGTTAAATGCGCCGTCATAAAGCCAGGTGAGCGACTAAGTACTAGAACTTGCTGGGCCTGCCATATTAGCCAGTACCACTGCTCGCCCTGACTCTAAGCGAGCAATTGGCACTCTAAATGGGGAGCAGGAGACGTAATCAAGGTGCAGTGAGTGGAAGAAGTGAATACTGCGTGGATCTCCACCGTGTTCACCGCAGACACCAATTTTAAAATCTGAGGTGTGAGCACGTGCTTGCTCGGTTGCGATGCGCACCAGCAGCCCCACACCATCTTGATCCAGTGATTCAAATGGATTAAAGGGCACGAGCTCTAAATCTAGATAGCGCGGCAAGAAGCTTGATTCCACATCATCGCGGCTAAAGGCCCAGGTCATTTGGGTTAGATCATTTGTTCCAAATGAGAAGAAGTCGGCATGGTCTGCAATCTTGCCGGCAGTCATAGCAGCGCGAGGAGTCTCAATCATGCTACCGATTGGAATATCGAAGTGTTGTCCGGTGCCGGTAAGAGTATTGGCAATTTCTTCTTCCAGGGTCTTGCGCAAGTATAGCAGCTCTCGCTGGGTGGCAACAAGTGGAACCATGATCTCTGGCATTGGGTTATGGCCAAGCTTTCGAACTTCAAGACAGGCATGCACAAGGGCGCGAACCTGCATCTTAAATAGTTCGGGAATCAAAATTCCAAGGCGAACTCCACGAAGACCCAGCATTGGATTAGATTCATGCAGGCGTTTCACGGCGGCAAAGACTGCTTGTTGGCGCGGAGAAATTTCTTCTCCGAGTGCTTCTGCGCGCGCCATCTCGGCGCTGAGCTCTGCAATATTAGGCAAGAACTCATGCAGTGGTGGATCAAGCAGTCGGATTGTCACTGGAAGTCCAGACATCGCCATCATGATGCCGACGAAATCGCCGCGTTGTAGTGGTTCCATTTCGGCGATGATTCCACGTTGCGCTTCTTCATTTTCAGCCAAAATCAGGCTCTCAACATAGGCACGGCGTGGTCCTAAGAACATATGTTCTGTGCGACAGAGCCCCACACCTTCGGCGCCGAGAATGCGGGCGCGCACGGCATCTTCTGGGGTATCAGCATTAGTTCGAACCCGCAGCACACGTGAGGCATCTGCATGCTGCAAAATGCGGTCTACCGCCTTTACAACGGGTGTTGCCTGTGGCGAATTAGCATCAAGCTTGCCTTCTAGGTAGGCGGTAACGGGGGAGGCAATAGTAGGAAGTGCACCTAAGTAGACGATGCCACTTGTGCCATCGATAGAGATCACTTCACCTTCATAGACGGTGAGCGCACCGACGGTAAATAAGTTAGCGCGCTCATCAACTGAGATGCTCTCTGTTCCACAAATAGCTGTCTTACCCATTCCACGAGCCACTACAGCTGCGTGAGAAGTCTTGCCACCGCGACTGGTGAGAATTCCTTCAGAGGCAACCATTCCCACTAGATCATCAGGGCTGGTTTCACGTCTTACCAAAATTACCTTATGTCCGGCGCGTGCTAAATCAAATGCTCGTCTTGAGTCAAAGACAACTTCACCGACGGCGGCGCCTGCTGAAGCTGGGATACCGCGGGCAATTTCAGTTACCTGTCCGGCCAAATCGAATTGCGGGAACATGAGGTGACCTAGCTGCTCACCAGAGATTCTAGAGAGGGCTTCATCCATAGAAATCTTGCCTTCATCGACAAGTTGTAGGGCAACGCGAAATGCTGCTTCGGCGGTGCGCTTTCCTACGCGAGTCTGCAAGATCCAGAGTTTTCCGCGTTCTACCGTGAATTCGATATCGCATAGATCGCGATAGTGATTTTCTAGAAGTGACATCACTCGCTCTAGCTCTTGGAAAGCCTTTGGCTCGCGCTCATTCATCTCAACTAAAGTCATAGTGTTACGGATACCGGCAACAACATCTTCACCTTGGGCGCGATCTAGATAATCGCCATAACTACCGTTTTCACCAGTGGCTGGGTTTCTGGTGAAGGCAACGCCAGTTCCAGAATCATCACTGAGATTTCCAAAGACCATGGACTGGATATTTACCGCAGTTCCTAGATCAGATGGAATGCGTTCACGTTGGCGATAAATCTGGGCGCGCTCTGAATTCCAAGAGTGGAAAACTGCTTCCACAGAGCTAATCAGATGCTGGCGTGGATCTGTTGGAAAATCCTTACCGGTCTGGGCTTCAATCTCTCTAATGAGAGCCTGTGATAGGGCTTTTAGGCCATCTACAGTTAACTCTTGAATACTATTTACGGAATTTGCTTCAAGAATTCGAGCTTCAATTTTCTTGAAATCAGCCGGCGGAATGTCGCAGACGATGCGGCCGAACATATCGATGAAGCGGCGGTAGGAATCCCAGGCAAATTTGGCATCACCAGTTTGCTTTGCAAGTGATTCGGCAACTTCTGGAGTCATGCCAACATTGAGAACAGTCTCCATCATGCCTGGCATAGAAAACTTTGCACCGGAACGGACTGAAACTAAGAGTGGATTCTTCGGATCGCCAAATTTCTTATCAAGCATCTTCTCGAGTTCGCGCAGTGCGCTTTCGATTTCACCAGTGAGGGAAGATGGAATGACACCTGATGCCAGAAATTCTCGACACGCTTGGGTGGTGATGGTAAATCCCGGTGGTACCGGAAGACCCATCCGGGTCATCTCGGATAAATTGGCACCTTTGCCACCGAGGAGATCGGCCATAGAGCGATCTCCGAAGGTGAACGGATAAACCAGCGGCGTTGCAGGCATGGAGGGATGATACATGCTTTTCAAAACGGGGGACCCAACGCCCTGACATGCCAGAAGCAGCCTGCTGTTGTAGAGTCGGAGCAGAATTTGCTAGCAGGGGAGAATGCGATGGAGGGGTTGGTCAGCTGTCTCTTGAGCGCCGATGCCTTGAGTGAAATGCGACGGAAGGTTCATCACACCCGTAAAACTGCCTCGCTACCCACAAGTGAGGTAGTCACGGCCGAGATAATTTCTCACGATGTGAGAGTCATTGCCGAGTTTCTTGCCGAAGAGTTTGAAGACGATGTCGTAGAGCTCTTTCGTTCCAGAGTGGCCCCTGATCCGTGGCCGGGAATCACGAGTTGGGATTACCCGGGGCCTTGGGTTAATGCCCACTCAGAAACTCTGGTGCGCATCCTGGATTCAGAAGCGTCGATCAATATATTTTCTAAGAGCGGTTCCTTTTCCCTTCGGATTTCGGCACTGGATTAGGGATAAGTCACCTACCTTTACCTTCGATTTTCGATTATCATTTTGCCATGGCGAAAAAAGTTATCTCTAGACATCGTGCGGCAGCTAAATTCGGTTGGCTGGGAGCCCTGATTGCTCTTGGTTTCACTCTCTTCTGGCCCAGCATCTATCCAACGACAATCATTGTAAACAGTGCCCTTGGATATGTAATTGCCTTCATCATTAACTACTTCTTTCGCATGGCAAAAGGCAAATAAAACTCTCCTAATTTCTTCTTATTAGTGGTGCGCCCTGCTACTTTGGCGCCATGAAAAATACCTTGAAGCAGGGCCTGCCGATATTTGCAATCTCATCGAATATGAGAGCCGGCCTCATTCTCATTGGCCCACTACTTCCAATTCTTAAAGAAGAATACGGAATCAGCGTCTTTACTGAATCAATTCTGGCTGCAACACCGCTTCTCTGCTTCTCACTTTCCGCAATTTTAATGCGCAGTATTAGCCGTCTAGGAAATACCAATCGCGTTATTTCTTACGCCATCACACTTCTTACACTCTCACTCTTCTTACGTACTACCTTTGATATTGCATCCATCTTAATTTTCTCCATCACACTCGGTATCTCAGTGGCTGTGCTTAACTACATGTTGCCGGTCTGGGTAAAGGAGAATGGCACCTCAAATGCGGGGCTACTGACCGGAATCTATGCCTCTGTCATGGGATCGTGCGCGGCCATTTCACTTGCCATCACCGCTCCACTTGCCGAAGCATCTTCCTACACCTGGCGCCTGGCCATGCTTCCTTGGTTCATCATCGGCGCCCTCACCGCGCTGTGGTGGTGGATCAAGATTCCTAGCTCTTCAGTATCTGATGTCGTGGAGAGCAAGGAAAGTTTCTGGGCAAATCCACTATTTAAGAGCAGCTCTGCTTGGTCAATCACCATCTTGTTCGGTCTGCTGAACATGATTCATTACGCATCAGCGACCTGGTTGCCAACTATCTTGATAACTAAAGGCTTCACCTTGGTCAACGCGGGAATTCTGGTTGCGGTAGCAACGTTGGTGGGATCTCTGCTTAGCTTGGCCGTTCCGCACTTTGCGGCAAAGCGGAAAGATTTCCGCATGGTGTTAATTGTCTTCTCAATCTTCCTGGCGATTTCCTACTTTGCTATCTCAGTTGATACCGGCATGAGCCTGTGGGTATGGGTAATCCTGGGAAACATTGGGGTATATGTGACCTTCTCCATCGCATTGTTCTTAGTTGTCTTCCGCGCAGCAGATGCGGCAAAGACCAAGTCACTTTCCATCATGATGCAATCAGTTGGATATGTGATGGCGACCGTTTCGCCAATCATTCTGGGCAGACTCTTTGACATCACCGGCAATTGGGATCGCGCGCTCTACTTCATCATCGGACTTGCAGCGCTACAGGTATTTGTTGCCATTAAGGCCGGATCTAACGAGAAGGTTTAACTCGCAGCGATAATCTGATTAAGCAAGGGTTTATTTTCAGATAGCAGCTGTAGCTGCTGCGACACCATTGTGCGTGCTCGCGGTTGGAAGGCTCCACTATCTCCGCCCACATGGGGGGAGATGATGACGTTTGGTGCCGACCAGAGCGGATGACCGGCCGGTAGTGGTTCTGGATCGGTCACATCTAAACCAGCGGTAATGCGCCCGGTGTGAAGTTCGGCAACGAGAGCGTCGGTGTCGACGATGGCACCACGAGCGACGTTAACCAAGGTGGCGCCATCTTTCATCTTCTTTATACGTTCTGCGTTCATAAAGTTCTTTGATTCAGGAGTGAGTGGCAGAATTAAAATAATGACATCGAGCTTTGGAAGATAGGCATCAAATTCTGCAATTTTTATTGAGCCATCGCTACCACTTCGCGTGAAGGCGGTGACTTTAGTTTCAAACATCTCTAACAGGGATCCGATTCGCTTGCCGATATGGCCATAGCCAATGATTCCAACGTGTGAGTCAGCAAGTGCTGGCTTTGTTGTGCGCTTCCAGATGCCCTGCTTCTGGTTATCCATAAACTCGGCAAATCCGCGGCGGCAAGCAATCGCTAGACCAATTGCCAGTTCTGAGGTGGAGACATCGTGGATTCCGGTTCCATTACTCAGGCTTACTCCTTGCGGAATATGGGGCAAAATATCTTCATATCCCGCTTGGTTGTAGTGCACAACCTTAAGGTTTTTCATCTTCGGAATAATTTCAATGGTCTTAAGACCGCCCATATAGCTGGGAACGTAGAATTCAATCTCATCAAATTGCGATGCAGACGGAACAAATCCATCAGTTTCTAGGTGTGTCATGCCGGCGGGAAGAGTGAGATCACTCCATTGAGTCCAGATCTTCATTACTTTATTGATCCCATCTTCTCATTGCGCCGAATTATAACCATTTATGACTATGAGCATGATGACAAATCCACGGGCAGATAGAGTGCGACCATGAGCGATTTATCTGCGCAGGTGCGAAAAGCACTCGATGCGGCAGTAGCAGCTATTGGCGGATCAACGCGCGAAGGCCAGATTGAGATGGCCGAAGCAGTTGCGAACGCGCTCACTGATAGACACCACCTCATGGTCCAGGCGGGTACTGGCACAGGCAAATCTCTTGCCTACATTGTTCCCGCACTGGTTCATGGTCGAAAAGTGTTGGTAGCGACAGCAACTCTTGCTTTGCAGAGACAGTTGGTAGAACGTGATTTACCAGCAGTTGTGCCAGCGCTGGAAAAAGTGCTGGGGCGCGAGATTACTTATGGAATTTATAAAGGTGTAGGCAACTATGTCTGTCTGCAGAAGATGAACGCCGATGACACCGATCCAGATGGTGAGTTAGTTCTGGAATCTTCTTATCTAGAAAAAGATGCCAAGCGCTTGATTGCTTGGGCTAAGACGCCGGGAGTTTCGGGAGACCGAGATGATGCACCGGATGTAGATCGCAGAGTATGGGCGGCTAACTCTTTATCAGGGCGTGAATGCGTGGGCGCTGATGTCTGTGCCTGGGGCGCGCAATGTTTTGCCGCGAAGGCAAAAGCGAAAGCGCAAGAGGCTGATGTTGTTGTCACCAACCACACCTTGCTGGCCATCGAAATAGTTGATTCGCATCCGATTTTGCCGGAGCGCGATGCCGTGATTTTGGATGAAGCTCACGAGTTTATGGATCGCACCACACAAGCGGTAACCGAAGAGCTCACATCAGGGCGGGTGCAGAGAGCTGCTGCCATGGCTCGCAAATACTCACCTGGCAAGCCAAGTGAGGCGCTGACGAAGGCAGCCGATAGTTTTCATGATGCGATGGCTGATTACGGTGAAAGCGTGAAGAGTGATTTTGCAGCGCAAGGTCGCCTGGAAGATATTCCAAGTATGTTAGAAGCACCGATTCGAAAGTTAAAAGAGAGTTCAACGGCATTTGTGCAGATACTGAGCGCCGATGATGAAATCATCGATCCTGATAGCAATGCCGAGCGCGCTCGAGTAAAGGGTGCGGTGCAAGAGATTGCAACGACTGCCGGCAAGTTACTTAAAATGGGCGATGAGCATGTGCTCTGGTATGAGCCAACATTTTCCACCTTGCATTTGGCACCACTTTCGGTCTCACACGTCTTGCGCAGCAATTTGCTCACTAAGACGCCAGTGATTGCCACCTCTGCCACGTTAACTGTGGGCAATAACTTTGATGCGATGGCGCGCAGTATTGGTTTCGTTGTGGGAACAGATGCTGATGCTGAAAGTGATAGTGAAGATATCGACCCAGCAAATGTGCAGATGCTCGATGTCGGATCTCCCTTTGATTTTGCTAATCAGGGAGTTCTCTATCTGCCAAAACATTTACCAGAGCCAGGTCGCGATGGTCCGAGCAAAGAGGTACTGGATGAACTCGGGGAACTGATTGACGCTGCAGGCGGTCGCACCCTTGCTCTCTTTAGTTCCTGGCGCGGGGTGGAGGCAGCAGATGCCCACCTGCGTGAAGTATTAGTTGATTTACCGATTTCGATTATCACGCAAAAACGTGGTGATGCGGTGGGGCCTCTGGTAGAGCGTTTTGCAAAAGATGAAACTTCTATCTTGCTCGGCACGATGTCGCTATGGCAGGGCGTGGATGTGCCAGGAAATTCCTGCATTTTAGTTGCCATCGATCGCATTCCATTTCCGCGTCCCGATGAACCGGTCATGTCTGCCCGATCATCGCTAGCTGATGCATCAGGTGGCAGTGGATTTATGCAGGTATCAGTACCGCGCGCCGCGCTGTTATTGGCGCAAGGAACAGGTCGTTTGATTCGCAGCATTGAAGACCGAGGCGTTGTGGCAATCCTTGATTCAAGAATTGTCACAAAGCGCTATGGCAGCGTGCTGCTTAACTCGATGCCACCGCTGTGGCGAACAAGTGATGGGGCAGTGGTGCGCGAATCACTTCGCAGACTTGCCTCAAGTGTGGATGAGTAAGTTACTTAATCGCAATCTTTACTGAGCCATTGCTCATCTGCCACATTCCAGCTTTGGCTTCTGCGTGATAATCGAGAACACATGTTCCTGGCTTACTTGCCTTAAGAACGTTGGCCTTGATTGAGCAAGATTTAGAGGAGGTCATATACATAACTACTTCACCAAAGTTCGATAACTTCGGAAGTGATTTACTCGAACCGACTTTCAGTGATTTTGGCAGTGTGCCAATCTTCTGGGCTCCCGGTGTCAGGATGAATGGGAAGTTACCTGTTGCCGCCGCTGTGGTTGCATTCCCGGCTGTTGCATAGCCAAGTGCGCATTGCCCAGCGCCTTTGAGGGCGGTCAATGTTCCATCGGCATAGGAGCATTCAGGTGTGAGAGATGTGAAGGTAATTGGAAGCCCTGATTTAGCAGTTGCCACAATCTTGGCAACTGCGCGGTAAGCCAAGTTACTTGGCATATTGCGAACTAGGGCTGTTCCATTCAGGGTGACAGTGATTTCATCAGCGGGAAGTGTCGGCGCTGGGGCACCGGCTCTAAAAGTAATGGGCAAGAACTTATCTTCTGAAGTATCAGTACCAGCTGTTCGATCTAAACGGAAGAAGAGTCCACATTGGGTAGTTGTGCAATCGACTGTGACGCCCTTACCGGTAATGGATCCAGAAATTTTGACCTTAATCGCACCCGTTGAAATGCTTGAGCCTGGCTCTCCGGTTCCGGTTACCCATAGTTGATTTACGTCATCACACGTTACCGGGCGAGCAGCACCTACTGGTGCGATGCATTGTTGAATATACATTCCAGCTTTTGTTGGAAACTTAGTGAAACCGCCATTGATTGTGTCTCCGGCTGGATTGAGATTTGTCAGGGGCGCACTTGCGAAGGCAAAGGTCTCTGCCTGGGCTGGTGTTGATATGCCGATGGGGGCAACTAAAGCGATGACGGTAAGTGCGATGAAAGCCTTCTTATGTGCGGTAAACATGTTTCTCCTAGTTTCGTAGCTGATTTACTTCTTAAAGGTGACGGGAATGAATAGATCGTGGGTGCGATCGCCTTCATGCAGGTGATCTGATCTGACTGTGATGGCGCATTTAACTTGGGTGCAGTCGTGCTTACCAATTTTCTTTGTTACTCGAACTTTCTCAACAAAACGTCCACCAGGTGCGAATGCGATTGCTAACCCAGTGGCATAGGAAGGTGCGTTAGATGAGATCCAATAAGAAGCATCGCCAATACCCTCTTTATTGACTCCTCCACCACATGGTGTGGGAGGCTGACCTTTCTTAGGCAGCAGGCAATAAGCGAGATAAATTCCTACAGTTTCATCAAATCCTTGTCCTGATACTGCTATCTCTTGTCCACTCTTCACCTTCGTAGCAGATGCGCTAAATTTTTGACCATCTGCGCCAACGACAGTGGTGGCAGCTATAGCAGGTGCCGGTAGCGCAGCAGCAATGACGACTACCGTCATAACTACCCACTTCCTACGCATGCTGGCAAGAATAGAGAAGGTGGTGCCTAGCTTTATCCGACAACTATGCCGGAACTTGTCGGCAAAAAATTTGAGAGGATTCATTCATGCGTAAAGAGCGAAGTGTGATCACCTTAGGTGTTCTCACAATCACATCTGCTGCGCTCTTACTTACCGGTTGCAGCAAGGTGCAATCAACGGCAATTGAGATTTCATCGGCGCAAGTGACCACCATTGAAAGTAGTGAAAGTCCGCTAGCGCAGAAAGTTGTGGCACTTGCCAATGGCGC contains:
- a CDS encoding metal-sulfur cluster assembly factor is translated as MSTTSMSIEEEIRTAAGSVPDPEIRKTMAQLGMIDEVELREGGNAIIRYHLTSPLCPSPFAISIGKEIRRRVELVEGVTRATVEIRDHFIAKDIAAKVNEVEIAKDAPPWL
- the ppdK gene encoding pyruvate, phosphate dikinase yields the protein MPATPLVYPFTFGDRSMADLLGGKGANLSEMTRMGLPVPPGFTITTQACREFLASGVIPSSLTGEIESALRELEKMLDKKFGDPKNPLLVSVRSGAKFSMPGMMETVLNVGMTPEVAESLAKQTGDAKFAWDSYRRFIDMFGRIVCDIPPADFKKIEARILEANSVNSIQELTVDGLKALSQALIREIEAQTGKDFPTDPRQHLISSVEAVFHSWNSERAQIYRQRERIPSDLGTAVNIQSMVFGNLSDDSGTGVAFTRNPATGENGSYGDYLDRAQGEDVVAGIRNTMTLVEMNEREPKAFQELERVMSLLENHYRDLCDIEFTVERGKLWILQTRVGKRTAEAAFRVALQLVDEGKISMDEALSRISGEQLGHLMFPQFDLAGQVTEIARGIPASAGAAVGEVVFDSRRAFDLARAGHKVILVRRETSPDDLVGMVASEGILTSRGGKTSHAAVVARGMGKTAICGTESISVDERANLFTVGALTVYEGEVISIDGTSGIVYLGALPTIASPVTAYLEGKLDANSPQATPVVKAVDRILQHADASRVLRVRTNADTPEDAVRARILGAEGVGLCRTEHMFLGPRRAYVESLILAENEEAQRGIIAEMEPLQRGDFVGIMMAMSGLPVTIRLLDPPLHEFLPNIAELSAEMARAEALGEEISPRQQAVFAAVKRLHESNPMLGLRGVRLGILIPELFKMQVRALVHACLEVRKLGHNPMPEIMVPLVATQRELLYLRKTLEEEIANTLTGTGQHFDIPIGSMIETPRAAMTAGKIADHADFFSFGTNDLTQMTWAFSRDDVESSFLPRYLDLELVPFNPFESLDQDGVGLLVRIATEQARAHTSDFKIGVCGEHGGDPRSIHFFHSLHLDYVSCSPFRVPIARLESGRAVVLANMAGPASSST
- a CDS encoding MFS transporter; amino-acid sequence: MKNTLKQGLPIFAISSNMRAGLILIGPLLPILKEEYGISVFTESILAATPLLCFSLSAILMRSISRLGNTNRVISYAITLLTLSLFLRTTFDIASILIFSITLGISVAVLNYMLPVWVKENGTSNAGLLTGIYASVMGSCAAISLAITAPLAEASSYTWRLAMLPWFIIGALTALWWWIKIPSSSVSDVVESKESFWANPLFKSSSAWSITILFGLLNMIHYASATWLPTILITKGFTLVNAGILVAVATLVGSLLSLAVPHFAAKRKDFRMVLIVFSIFLAISYFAISVDTGMSLWVWVILGNIGVYVTFSIALFLVVFRAADAAKTKSLSIMMQSVGYVMATVSPIILGRLFDITGNWDRALYFIIGLAALQVFVAIKAGSNEKV
- a CDS encoding 2-hydroxyacid dehydrogenase, translated to MKIWTQWSDLTLPAGMTHLETDGFVPSASQFDEIEFYVPSYMGGLKTIEIIPKMKNLKVVHYNQAGYEDILPHIPQGVSLSNGTGIHDVSTSELAIGLAIACRRGFAEFMDNQKQGIWKRTTKPALADSHVGIIGYGHIGKRIGSLLEMFETKVTAFTRSGSDGSIKIAEFDAYLPKLDVIILILPLTPESKNFMNAERIKKMKDGATLVNVARGAIVDTDALVAELHTGRITAGLDVTDPEPLPAGHPLWSAPNVIISPHVGGDSGAFQPRARTMVSQQLQLLSENKPLLNQIIAAS
- a CDS encoding ATP-dependent DNA helicase, whose product is MSDLSAQVRKALDAAVAAIGGSTREGQIEMAEAVANALTDRHHLMVQAGTGTGKSLAYIVPALVHGRKVLVATATLALQRQLVERDLPAVVPALEKVLGREITYGIYKGVGNYVCLQKMNADDTDPDGELVLESSYLEKDAKRLIAWAKTPGVSGDRDDAPDVDRRVWAANSLSGRECVGADVCAWGAQCFAAKAKAKAQEADVVVTNHTLLAIEIVDSHPILPERDAVILDEAHEFMDRTTQAVTEELTSGRVQRAAAMARKYSPGKPSEALTKAADSFHDAMADYGESVKSDFAAQGRLEDIPSMLEAPIRKLKESSTAFVQILSADDEIIDPDSNAERARVKGAVQEIATTAGKLLKMGDEHVLWYEPTFSTLHLAPLSVSHVLRSNLLTKTPVIATSATLTVGNNFDAMARSIGFVVGTDADAESDSEDIDPANVQMLDVGSPFDFANQGVLYLPKHLPEPGRDGPSKEVLDELGELIDAAGGRTLALFSSWRGVEAADAHLREVLVDLPISIITQKRGDAVGPLVERFAKDETSILLGTMSLWQGVDVPGNSCILVAIDRIPFPRPDEPVMSARSSLADASGGSGFMQVSVPRAALLLAQGTGRLIRSIEDRGVVAILDSRIVTKRYGSVLLNSMPPLWRTSDGAVVRESLRRLASSVDE